One region of Clavibacter michiganensis subsp. tessellarius genomic DNA includes:
- a CDS encoding ROK family protein: MRRGTNLPAIGGYNRTVVLDAIRRATDGASRSEVAERTGLSAQTVTNVARRLIDEGLVREGGTVIRGPGKPRTLLHLVAAGRLAVGVHVDPAVITAVLLDLEGAVLRHASSPTPSASRPDDVVALVARLVDGLIRDAGVDRSAVLGVGIAAPGPIDVAEGLVLDPPMLPRWRHVPLRSALATATGLPVLLEKDVTAAAVAELWFGDGGRRNLAFVYYGTGFGTGLVLGGEPVRGASSNAGDAGHIMVASRGRRCTCGRIGCVGELITPHALVRQAVEGGALAPGAVSDAALAEAAASGDAVDMRLIGEAFHALAARADAEDGPARRIVRAAARHLAHAVVIQVNLLDLDEVVCGGPFWQPISRVVLELLPEEVRRSPALIAKHPVRIVESAIGDDVAAVGAACLVLDNAFSPRPSAMLIRP; the protein is encoded by the coding sequence CCGCACCGTCGTGCTCGACGCGATCCGGCGCGCGACCGACGGCGCGAGCCGGTCCGAGGTCGCCGAGCGCACCGGGCTGAGCGCGCAGACCGTCACCAACGTCGCCCGCCGCCTCATCGACGAGGGGCTCGTGCGGGAGGGCGGCACCGTGATCCGCGGCCCCGGCAAGCCCCGCACGCTCCTGCACCTCGTGGCCGCCGGCCGCCTCGCCGTGGGCGTGCACGTGGACCCGGCCGTGATCACCGCGGTGCTCCTCGACCTCGAGGGCGCCGTGCTCCGGCACGCGAGCTCGCCGACGCCGTCCGCGTCGCGCCCGGACGACGTCGTGGCGCTGGTGGCCCGGCTCGTCGACGGGCTGATCCGCGACGCGGGCGTCGACCGGTCCGCGGTGCTCGGCGTCGGCATCGCGGCGCCCGGGCCCATCGACGTCGCCGAGGGCCTGGTGCTGGATCCGCCGATGCTGCCGCGCTGGCGCCACGTCCCGCTCCGCTCCGCGCTCGCCACCGCGACGGGCCTGCCCGTGCTGCTCGAGAAGGACGTGACCGCCGCGGCCGTGGCCGAGCTGTGGTTCGGCGACGGCGGCCGGCGGAACCTCGCCTTCGTCTACTACGGGACGGGCTTCGGCACGGGCCTCGTGCTGGGCGGCGAGCCCGTGCGGGGCGCGAGCTCGAACGCGGGCGACGCCGGGCACATCATGGTGGCGTCGCGCGGGCGGCGCTGCACCTGCGGGCGCATCGGCTGCGTCGGCGAGCTCATCACGCCGCACGCGCTCGTCCGCCAGGCCGTCGAGGGCGGGGCGCTCGCGCCGGGGGCTGTCTCGGACGCGGCGCTCGCGGAGGCCGCGGCGAGCGGCGACGCGGTCGACATGCGGCTCATCGGCGAGGCCTTCCACGCCCTGGCCGCGCGCGCCGACGCGGAGGACGGCCCGGCCCGGCGGATCGTGCGGGCCGCGGCCCGGCACCTGGCGCACGCCGTGGTGATCCAGGTGAACCTGCTCGACCTCGACGAGGTCGTCTGCGGCGGTCCCTTCTGGCAGCCGATCTCGCGGGTCGTGCTGGAGCTGCTCCCCGAGGAGGTGCGCCGCTCCCCCGCGCTCATCGCCAAGCACCCGGTGCGCATCGTCGAGTCGGCGATCGGCGACGACGTCGCCGCG